The segment ACCAACCCTATTCGCCGGCCGACCGCGTTTATTTTACGCTGGAAAGGCATGCGCGCCCGCTGGGGCTACCCTGCGCGATGATCGAAATCCGCAACGACGAAATATCCGACGAAGCCGGGCAGCGAAAATGGGCGGATCTGCTGACGGGCATCTTCGTTGGCATTCACACGCCGGAAGCATCAACGAGTCCTGAGTCCCTGCCGCGGCGCGGCAGGCAGATTCCGGCCCATCCGATCCGATAATTCGACAGGAAGAGACCGTTGCCCCAAGCCGCACAGCTTTTTGTCCGCTACGTTGACGCGATAAACCATCGCGTCGGACGCGTCGCGATGTACCTGCTGTTCGTCATGGGCGCGATGCTGCTCTACTCGACGCTGTCGCGTATCATTTTCGGCGTGCCGATCAACTGGGTGCTGGAAATGTCGCAGTTCCTGCTCTCCGCCTACTATCTGGTGGGCGGCGCCTATGCCCTGCAACTCGATCAGCATGTGCGGATGGACCTGTTCTACAGCCGCCTCGATGCAAGGAAGCGTGCTATCACCGACGCCATCACCATCCTCTTCGTCATCTTTTTCCTGGTCGTGCTCCTCGGTGGTGGCCTATCGAGCAC is part of the Mesorhizobium sp. L-2-11 genome and harbors:
- a CDS encoding TRAP transporter small permease subunit, with protein sequence MPQAAQLFVRYVDAINHRVGRVAMYLLFVMGAMLLYSTLSRIIFGVPINWVLEMSQFLLSAYYLVGGAYALQLDQHVRMDLFYSRLDARKRAITDAITILFVIFFLVVLLGGGLSSTNYAIQYNQKNYSAWSPVLWPIKVVMTTGVFLMLLQCISTFIKDVAIARGRPIA